The segment AAGCCAAAAATGTTGATCTACTAACAAAATAATAGTTAAGCGCCAAAGGCAATCATATTTTATTTTTGTCTGGATTTACAGTTAGGAAAACGCAAAACAAGCCCGTTAATTTTTTTGTTAACTTGAGGGAATATGAAGATGATCTATATATTCATCAAGGTCTTGGATCATTTTTTGAGACAGAAGGTGCAGAAAAGCAGTTTTGCCTTGCTCAGAGGCCTGAATGGGAGTGATACTTTTGATAATTTTTGCTAAAAACTCGGTCAACAGTAATCATTGTTAAAACCGCTGCATATTAATTGTAGCGGTCGCAATATCATAACAATGTTGGAAACTCAGATTTCTACAGGGTTGAATGATAAGCTAATTCACCCAATTTCTCTAATTTTAATGAGTGAGGCATAAATGTCTTCAAAAGATGGGGAGCCACTATAATATAAAGCTGAATTTTGGGAAAACCTTTTATTGTATAAATTAAATATTTCAGGGTTAGAATCAAAGTTAAAAGCAATATTCTCTTTTAGATTTTTTATGTCTTTTGATCTAAATCTTAATTCTTTATGCTTGACATAATCGTCCGTACCAATAAATTTTTTTACTCGATCTTGCTGAAAAAGCTGATGTACATCATAGAAATGCCTTAAGAAGTTCATTTCAAACTCACCACTTTCAATCTGCTGACGAACTTTGGTACTAATAGCCTGCAGCTTTTCTACAAACGTATACTCCGGTAAATAACATTTTATAGCTTTTGCTCTATTATCAATTAGATCGGGCATAACATCTTTGGCTTTATCAAAAGCCCAAGAACTAATGTCAATTGGCGAATTTGGCGCTATCGCATCAAAACCAACCTCAAGTAGAATATTTGGCTTAATACCGTTTGGGGTGTCAAAAAAACTTTTATATTGTAAGCTTATACCTGCATTTCTAAAAAACTCATCATCAAATTTCTTATCTCTTTTAGACTCCATGCTTGAGATATTAATTTCATTAGCTAGATCATCAAAAAATAATTGCCTGTCTGTAGCATATTTTTTATCAGCAAATTTTGTTCTGCTCGTTAATTTATATTTTGGATCAGGATAAATGTGTATATCAATATCCTCAGAAAAGCGATTAATAATTTTGAATGCTTTTGAAAGAGATGTCCCACCTTTCAATTCAAACTCATAGCCTTGCTGTTGTAACCCCCAGAGGGCATGCATAATCCAATAATCTTTCTCAACCAAATATGGTTCGTCTATTCCAATTTCGTCCGCAACAATCTCAAATAGTTCTTGAGCCTCATCTATTTCATGTAAAAACTTCATGCAACCTTCTTAACTGGATACTGCTTGCCATGTTCTAAAGCAACAAAGAATTTCTTCGTGTAAACGTGCCCATATTGCTTTGCCAGAGCAAATAGCTTAGTATTATCGAATTGATTTTCTTGCACACTATTGGCAACATTATTTAAAAGCTTTCTCGGATCTTCACCTACATCTTCAAGATTATTTACTAAATCAACAAGCAAATATTCTTTGGTTAAATCTTTCGGATAACCTTTAGCTTTTAGCTTAAATTCATAGGTTCGATTGCCTAGTTTAAGATCACCATGCCTCTTTTTGTTATAAACAAATGTTTGTTTTTTTAGCTGAGTTAACCCTAAACCCAAACCATTATAAAGATTAGGTGAGAATATTAAAAAATCATCCGTTTTTAAGAACGCGCTCACTACTTGCTCTGCTGATGCTGGCACATCTCCAAAACGACTTTTTTTGGGAAGCGAGTATAAGCCTGGGCCCACTCTTTTTAAGTAGCCTTCCTTCTGTA is part of the Candidatus Berkiella cookevillensis genome and harbors:
- a CDS encoding DUF6088 family protein, yielding MNRVLKRYNLLSKLTVGEVYSWGDLESLSGSLGRDLKQLQKEGYLKRVGPGLYSLPKKSRFGDVPASAEQVVSAFLKTDDFLIFSPNLYNGLGLGLTQLKKQTFVYNKKRHGDLKLGNRTYEFKLKAKGYPKDLTKEYLLVDLVNNLEDVGEDPRKLLNNVANSVQENQFDNTKLFALAKQYGHVYTKKFFVALEHGKQYPVKKVA
- a CDS encoding nucleotidyl transferase AbiEii/AbiGii toxin family protein, which produces MKFLHEIDEAQELFEIVADEIGIDEPYLVEKDYWIMHALWGLQQQGYEFELKGGTSLSKAFKIINRFSEDIDIHIYPDPKYKLTSRTKFADKKYATDRQLFFDDLANEINISSMESKRDKKFDDEFFRNAGISLQYKSFFDTPNGIKPNILLEVGFDAIAPNSPIDISSWAFDKAKDVMPDLIDNRAKAIKCYLPEYTFVEKLQAISTKVRQQIESGEFEMNFLRHFYDVHQLFQQDRVKKFIGTDDYVKHKELRFRSKDIKNLKENIAFNFDSNPEIFNLYNKRFSQNSALYYSGSPSFEDIYASLIKIREIG